A region from the Falco rusticolus isolate bFalRus1 chromosome 4, bFalRus1.pri, whole genome shotgun sequence genome encodes:
- the LOC119147874 gene encoding mesothelin-like protein: MWMLYNRLPLRCRFLRRPRESRSAPGSKDRPVAEGSPLLRAAVAALTIGAVLSATEQHSDLGALVCDMEPETIVASDPSVLESLKLCPALTGAQRDALNAVLLGGGTVYGDPSSWDLQTLQNLGPLVLALNQTTLNLVAEAAREAFGSSITAAYGSQGRSQRQKSLTLLRAFAAASASRPRLKRSTDREPPGDLLPLPAGCLSAPITASTIAGPFLLIDYDTREQFDLCLSNEVLKANLGALLEQPLTVEYLLVVKAKLEQIYPSGIPEEQLKLLGPLSRQYTVQEISLWPVTSSDTLSALLNPSDGKWGAPQVQQLLSRYLTLGGTLTGPLLRKIGGRHLCNLQEERINQISPEAIQTAGQLNISSCSQTKKDQLYRKARVAFAGQAGTRAYYCRIWPYLGGAPAKDLKDLAQAGVAIDMDMDTFLALNPNELQKLSVVDVKNLLGENLPSLKEAENETSVMRWVKRQSQRELDCTLGIGLQGGTEEPGPTRTAPPPHPTASASITPTATIPVPTTLPTVAVSSPPPANSSTSPHKAPTPSALSPAPPKSTPPNAYTAATSAARPALTTSSIIPCSIHQSATSHKATPSSVKPNATSPSSVPLPALTRRATTSASAGTTPNTSTPLVSMNPLAPGGTTHPAPATRHTVMPSTLVPNSTSATAATETNLPSHKPTLTPNSTVSTQKSVTSSTTTLLCKTGAPPALLGPSSTTRSGETTKKPPVDVPEPPRPTPGGYINLQPEAGSGSRLSSCLLHVLTTAVGSSLLRGLL; encoded by the exons ATGTGGATGCTTTATAACCGGCTCCCGCTTCGTTGCAGGTTTCTCCGCAGACCTCGTGAAAGCCGCAGTG CTCCGGGAAGCAAGGACAGACCCGTCGCTGAAGGGTCCCCACTGCtgagagcagctgtg gccGCCCTGACCATCGGAGCTGTCCTGTCTGCCACAGAGCAACACAGCGA CCTCGGGGCACTGGTGTGCGACATGGAGCCAGAGACCATCGTGGCCTCAGACCCCAGCGTCCTGGAGAGCCTGAAGCTCTGCCCAGCGCTCACAGGGGCCCAGCGAGATGCCCTCAACGCCGTGCTCCTTGGGGGGGGCACAGTGTATGG GGATCCTTCAAGCTGGGATTTACAGACTCTGCAAAATCTGGGGCCGCTCGTGCTGGCTTTGAACCAGACCACGCTGAACTTGGTGGCTGAG GCAGCACGGGAGGCTTTCGGCAGCAGCATCACGGCTGCGTACGGCAGCCAAGGACGTTCCCAGCGGCAGAAATCCCTGACCCTCCTCAGGGCCTTCGCGGCAGCATCAGCTTCCCGTCCCAGGCTGAAGCGGAGCACGGACCGTGA gccGCCTGGTGACCTGCTCCCGCTGCCCGCAGGCTGCCTGTCCGCGCCCATCACGGCCAGCACCATCGCTGGCCCCTTCTTACTCATCGACTACGACACCAGGGAGCAGTTCGACCTGTGCCTGAGCAATgaggttttaaaagcaaacctgGGGGCTCTGCTGGAACAGCCGCTCACCGTGGAGTACCTCCTGGTCGTGAAAGCGAAGCTGGAGCAG ATTTACCCTTCGGGGAtcccagaggagcagctgaagctgttGGGGCCACTGTCCCGCCAGTACACGGTGCAGGAGATCAGTCTGTGGCCGGTGACATCCAGTGACACGCTCTCAGCCCTGCTCAACCCCTCGGATGGCAAGTGGGGAGCTCCCCAG gtccagcagctgctcagcagatACCTGACACTGGGAGGCACCTTGACTGGGCCCTTGCTTCGGAAAATCGGTGGAAGACACCTGTGTAATCTGCAGGAGGAGCGGATCAATCAAATATCTCCAGAAGCGATCCA GACTGCTGGACaattaaacatttcttcttGCTCTCAAACCAAGAAGGACCAACTCTACAGAAAAGCCCGGGTGGCCTTTGCTGGCCAGGCTGGCACCAGGGCGTATTACTGCCGGATCTGGCCCTACCTGG GTGGAGCTCCAGCAAAGGACCTGAAGGATCTGGCTCAAGCTGGCGTTGCCATAGACATGGACATGGACACCTTTCTTGCCCTAAATCCCAACGAACTGCAG AAACTCAGCGTCGTGGATGTGAAAAATTTGCTGGGGGAAAACCTCCCTTCCCTGAAGGAAGCTGAGAACGAGACCTCGGTGATGCGCTGGGTGAAGAGACAGTCCCAGCGGGAACTGGACTGCACCCTGGGAATCGGCCTGCAAGGGGGAACGGAGGAACCCGGTCCCACAAGGACGgctccccctcctcaccccactGCCTCGGCCAGTATCACCCCCACAGCCACCATCCCCGTGCCCACCACCCTCCCCACTGTTGCCGTtagcagccccccccccgctaATTCAAGTACCAGCCCCCACAAGGCTCCCACCCCCAGCGCTctcagcccagccccccccaaGAGCACTCCCCCCAACGCTTACACCGCTGCCACCTCCGCTGCCAGACCTGCTCTGACCACCAGCTCCATCATCCCATGCTCCATCCACCAGTCTGCCACCTCACATAAGGCCACCCCCTCCTCTGTCAAGCCCAATGccacctctcccagctctgtcccACTCCCTGCTCTCACACGCAGGGCCACCACCAGCGCTAGTGCTGGTACCACCCCTAACACCAGCACCCCACTGGTGTCCATGAACCCCCTAGCACCCGGGGGTACCACCCACCCCGCTCCTGCCACTCGTCACACTGTCATGCCTAGCACCCTTGTCCCCAACTCCAcctctgccactgcagccacagaaacAAACCTCCCTTCCCACAAACCCACCCTGACCCCCAACTCTACCGTCTCCACCCAGAAGAGTGTCACCTCATCGACGACAACACTGCTTTGCAAGACCGGTGCCCCTCCGGCATTGCTTGGCCCCTCTTCCACCACCCGCAGCGGTGAAACCACTAAAAAACCACCCGTAGATGTGCCAGAGCCACCGAGGCCAACACCCGGCGGGTACATCAACCTGCAGCCTGAAGCTG